Proteins encoded within one genomic window of bacterium:
- a CDS encoding PRC-barrel domain-containing protein — protein sequence MEAARIRMNAEVKCDGEDCGHIDRVVIDPAHRMVTHLVIRLHDGERKVVPSTAIAEAHEDWIHLGVDCPTLKAFPPYSETDFSLPSAEWGPPTGYKHADILWPSHYAQTLSWNISPGPLPIEHVNVPPDEAIVSAGDRVFCTDKQCGHVADLLFDPDTEKALGFVVRRGFLFARDVAIPMGWIDHVEADGIHLKMTAEQVEELAENFPR from the coding sequence ATGGAGGCAGCGCGGATCCGCATGAACGCCGAGGTCAAGTGCGACGGCGAGGACTGTGGGCACATCGACAGGGTCGTGATCGATCCGGCGCACCGCATGGTGACGCACCTGGTCATCCGTCTGCACGACGGCGAGCGCAAGGTCGTCCCCAGCACCGCCATCGCCGAGGCGCACGAGGACTGGATCCACCTGGGGGTGGATTGCCCGACGCTCAAGGCGTTCCCCCCCTACTCCGAGACCGACTTCTCGCTGCCCTCGGCCGAGTGGGGGCCGCCCACGGGCTACAAGCACGCCGACATCCTCTGGCCGAGCCACTACGCCCAGACCCTGTCCTGGAACATCTCGCCGGGGCCGCTGCCCATCGAGCACGTCAACGTGCCGCCCGACGAGGCGATCGTCTCGGCCGGGGACCGGGTCTTCTGCACCGACAAGCAGTGCGGCCACGTGGCCGATCTGCTCTTCGACCCCGACACCGAGAAGGCCCTGGGCTTCGTGGTGAGGCGCGGCTTTCTCTTCGCGCGGGACGTGGCCATCCCCATGGGCTGGATCGACCACGTCGAGGCGGACGGCATCCACCTCAAGATGACCGCCGAACAGGTCGAGGAGCTGGCCGAAAACTTCCCGCGATAA